The Aminivibrio pyruvatiphilus genome includes a window with the following:
- a CDS encoding MATE family efflux transporter: MSRIISEEGPAITHSRSLTSGKIGSQLLFLAIPLLLGNIFQQLYNFVAAIIVGRYVGEAAFAAIGVGGTVMNLFIFVLTGCCTGVSIILASLFGKGDFHTLRKECFLAVVFGAGFTLFVSLASIALLPSLLEAIHTPAEIFEGTRQYLNIILGGLLATFFYNLCAASLRAVGNTRYALVFLVTAVMLNAALTFVLVARFGCGIAGAAWATVFSQAFSALLCMAYIWKKLPFLVPTKEDMRYDGALLKKTILFASLSAMHQSSLYIGKLLVQGAVNLLGTAAIAAYTATGRIEGLSLAVGESGAESISVFVAQNTGAGNHKRALKGFLEGLASLAFLSISVSFLLFFTARPGVILFVGANQGEAVAEGVAYMRSLCFFYIFSYIGSSFVGFFRGTGRINIPFIGTTLQITVRVVLSYWLAPLLGLKAVGLATGIGWISIVTFQFLVFSSIRRRERREEAALSGR; the protein is encoded by the coding sequence ATGAGCCGTATCATTTCCGAGGAGGGTCCCGCCATTACTCATTCCCGTTCCCTGACGTCGGGGAAGATCGGTTCCCAGCTGCTTTTCCTTGCCATACCCCTGCTGCTGGGGAACATCTTCCAGCAGCTGTACAATTTCGTGGCGGCCATCATCGTGGGCCGGTACGTGGGGGAAGCGGCCTTCGCCGCCATCGGCGTCGGCGGGACGGTGATGAACCTGTTCATCTTCGTTCTCACCGGCTGCTGCACCGGCGTGTCCATCATCCTCGCCTCCCTGTTCGGAAAAGGGGACTTTCACACCCTGCGGAAGGAGTGCTTCCTGGCTGTGGTGTTCGGGGCAGGGTTCACCCTTTTCGTCAGCCTCGCCTCCATCGCCCTGCTTCCCTCCCTGCTCGAAGCGATTCACACCCCGGCGGAAATCTTCGAGGGCACCAGGCAGTACCTGAACATCATCCTCGGGGGGCTCCTGGCGACCTTTTTCTACAATCTCTGCGCCGCCTCCCTCCGGGCCGTGGGAAATACCCGGTACGCCCTGGTGTTCCTGGTGACCGCCGTGATGCTCAACGCGGCCCTGACCTTCGTTCTGGTGGCCCGGTTCGGCTGCGGGATAGCAGGTGCCGCGTGGGCGACCGTCTTCTCCCAGGCGTTCTCCGCCCTGCTCTGCATGGCCTACATCTGGAAGAAACTTCCCTTCCTCGTGCCGACGAAGGAGGACATGCGGTACGACGGGGCCCTGCTGAAAAAGACGATCCTCTTCGCCTCCCTTTCGGCCATGCACCAGTCGAGCCTGTACATCGGCAAGCTGCTGGTGCAGGGAGCGGTGAACCTGCTGGGCACTGCAGCCATCGCCGCCTACACGGCCACGGGAAGGATAGAGGGGCTCTCCCTCGCCGTGGGGGAAAGCGGGGCCGAGTCCATCTCCGTCTTCGTGGCCCAGAACACGGGAGCGGGAAATCATAAAAGAGCCCTGAAGGGGTTCCTGGAGGGACTGGCGTCCCTGGCCTTCCTCAGTATTTCCGTCTCCTTCCTGCTGTTTTTCACGGCCCGGCCGGGTGTAATCCTGTTCGTGGGGGCAAACCAGGGAGAGGCGGTCGCCGAGGGAGTGGCCTACATGCGGTCACTCTGTTTCTTCTACATATTCTCCTACATCGGCAGCTCCTTCGTTGGTTTTTTCCGGGGCACCGGCCGGATCAACATTCCCTTCATCGGCACGACCCTCCAGATTACCGTGCGGGTGGTCCTTTCGTACTGGCTCGCTCCCCTTCTGGGGCTGAAGGCTGTGGGGCTGGCCACAGGGATCGGCTGGATCTCCATCGTGACCTTCCAGTTCCTGGTTTTTTCCAGCATACGGAGAAGGGAGCGGCGGGAAGAAGCGGCCCTATCCGGCCGTTGA
- a CDS encoding VOC family protein, giving the protein MGCILDHIAVAAPTLEAGAAFVTETLGVSPQAGGEHPRMGTHNLLLRLGDRVYLEVIAANPAAPAPGRPRWFALDSLPGNAAPFLAAWVARAEDIRTWAEKSPEPLGPVEAMSRGTLEWLITIPEDGALPLGTGPALIQWQPGVHPASKLQDHGLNLIGLEIHHPDPKRVSRLLESLALEGPLSVKPLPEGAAPYLEAHIDTPRGVRVLRAAR; this is encoded by the coding sequence ATGGGCTGCATTCTTGATCATATCGCCGTCGCGGCGCCCACTCTCGAAGCGGGAGCCGCCTTCGTCACGGAAACTCTGGGAGTTTCCCCCCAGGCCGGGGGGGAGCATCCCCGCATGGGAACCCACAATCTGCTTCTGCGCCTGGGCGACCGGGTGTACCTCGAGGTCATCGCGGCAAACCCCGCGGCCCCGGCTCCGGGCCGTCCCCGATGGTTCGCCCTGGATTCCCTTCCCGGGAACGCCGCTCCCTTCCTCGCCGCATGGGTGGCCCGGGCAGAAGACATCAGGACCTGGGCGGAAAAGTCACCGGAGCCTCTGGGCCCGGTGGAAGCCATGTCCCGGGGAACGCTGGAATGGCTCATCACCATCCCGGAAGACGGGGCTCTTCCTCTGGGAACAGGCCCCGCCCTCATCCAGTGGCAGCCCGGCGTACACCCCGCGTCGAAGCTCCAGGATCACGGTCTGAACCTCATCGGCCTGGAAATCCATCACCCCGATCCGAAGCGGGTTTCCCGGCTGCTGGAATCCCTGGCTCTGGAAGGTCCCCTGTCGGTGAAGCCCCTTCCCGAAGGCGCGGCCCCGTACCTGGAGGCGCACATCGACACTCCCCGGGGCGTCCGGGTTCTCCGGGCAGCCCGCTAG